GGCCAGAACCAGCAGGCCATCGCCGGCGTTCGAGACCAGCTGGCGAATCTGCGCCGTGCCGAGCGAGCGCCGCCGCCGATCGCCACCGATGATGCGACGCAGGCGCTCGTGCGGGGCGGCGGTGGCGGCGACCCGGCGGAGCTGTACCGTGCGGCCCAGGAGCAGATGTCGCGTGGTTTGCTGAACACAGCGCGCCAGGCGTTCGAGGGGTTCCTCGCGCGACACCCGAACCATGAGCTCGCGCCGGACGCGCACTACTTTCTGGCCGACATCCTGTACCAGCAGGAGAACTTCGAGGATGCGCTCGAGGCGTTCCAGGAAGTCCAGGCGCGGTTCCCGACGGCGGCTCGCGTTCCTGATTCGTTGTACAGGATCGCTCTGATCCAGATCGAGATGGACGACATGGACGACGCCGAGCAGACGTTGGAGCGCATCGTGAACACCTACCCCGGGACGATCACCGCGGAGCTCGCGGGGGACAAGCTCGACGAGATTCGGTGAACGCCGTCGCGTGGACCACCACTTCGGGCCGCCGCGCCCGTGAAGGGACGTGCGCCATTCGGCCTCCTTCGATCTGATGAGATGCCCGCGGTGTGACGCCACCGAGAACCGGGTTGTCGATACGCGGGCGAGCCGGGGTGGCCGCGCGGTGCGCAGGCGCAGGGAGTGCACGGTCTGCGATGCGCGCTTCACGACCTACGAGTACATCGAAGAGCGTCCCGTCCAGGTCCTCAAGCGCTCCGGCGCGGTCGAGGACTTCGACCGCTCCAAGCTGATCGCCAGCGTGAAGATCGCTTGCGCCAAGCGCCCGGTCTCGGCGTCGGAGATGGAAGCGCTCGTCGGTGACATCGAGGACGGGCTCTCACGGCAAGCAGGTCTGGAAATTCCCAGCGTGCAGCTCGGCGCCCTGGTCATGGAGCGGCTCAGCCCGATCGATCGCGTCGCATATGTGCGCTTCGCCTCCGTATACCGGAACTTCCAGGACGCCGGTGAGTTTCAAGAATTCGTCGACGAAATGACCGCTACTCAGAAGCTCGAGGCGCTCAGGAAGAACCAGGTGGAGTTTCCGTTCTGAGCCGCCGGCAGGCGCCCCCCTTTTCCGATCACCCTTCTTGATAGATGGCCAGTACGCGAAACCTGCGTGGAGAGATGCCGTTCCTCGATCACCTCGAGGAACTCAGGTGGCACATTCTGTGGTCGGTGTTGTCTGTGACCGTGGGCGCGGTGATCGGGTTCGCTCTGGTCTACTACCTCGACGTGCTCGAGTTGCTGATCGCGCCGGTGCGTGCGGCGGCTGACGACCCCGACCTCAAGCTACAGTACCTCTCCCCTGCGGACTCCTTCTTCGTGACGCTGAGGTTGGCGATCTACGCCGGCTTCATTATGGCGTTCCCGATCGTTGCGTATCACGTGTGGTCGTTTCTTTCGCCCGCTCTGGATCGGCGGGAGAAACGCCTCATCGTGCCTGCGCTGTATCTCGGCATGCTCCTGTTCATTGCGGGCATGGCGCTCGCGTATTTCGCGGCGCTCCCCGTAACGCTCCAGTTCTTCCAGAAGTTCCAGACGGGATCCCTCCAAGCGAACTACGAGATCAACGCCACTCTCGGCTTCATCGTGAAGCTATTGCTGGCGTTTGGCTTTGTCTTTGAGCTCCCGATCGTGATCATGGTGCTCAGCATGATGGGGTTGGTCACGCCCGGATTCCTCCGCAAGAAGCGACGACACGCGATCGTCCTCATCACCATCGTCGCGAGCTTCATCACCCCTGGTGACGTAGTCATGCTCACGGTCATGATGATGGTCCCGCTCGTGTTTCTTTACGAGCTCGGGATCTTTCTCTCGGTGCTCATCTACCGAGGGAAGGCGCAGCGTGAGAAGGAACTCGAGGCCGACCTAACGCCACCACCGGGTTCCGTAGAGGCGCAGTGAGCCGACGGGTAGTGACACGCCGGGCGCTGTGGCTGGCGGCGCTCGCGCTCGCGACCGCGTTCGGTCCGGCAGGCGCGCAGGAGCAGGTCGACTCGACGCGGCTCCGCATCAGAGAACGACTGGAGCGTCTCGGTCGCCCGCTTGGCTTCGACAGCGTCCTTTTCGTTCAGGATTCCCTGCGCGCGGCAGCGGCGCTGGAAGGTCGCCGACCGGGCGCGGGCACCGCGGGGGACTCCGTGGCGGCCGCTCTGCTCCGCATGCCTGGCTTCACCCTGACCGAGTACGACGCCGGCTCGGCGACCTTCGAAGCCGAGGACCGGGTCCTATTGTTGATCGCGCCAGAAGAGGGTCATGCGACCGTCACGCGGGAGGGGCTCGCGATCGCGGCCGACACCTCGATCCTGTTCGACGAGTCGTCGGGCCTGCTGCGCACGACAGGGAACGCGACCTTGACGCCACCCCAGGGCGATCCGGTCGAGGCGGTCACCATGATCTACGACATGAACGAGGCCCGAGGCTCGGCCACCGGCACGAAGACCACGTTTCTGGAGGGTGGCGCGCGCTGGCACGTAACCGGGGACATGCCGTTTGCGGCCGCCGATTCGACGTTCATGTCCCGCGCGCACTTCACTTCGTGCGAAATCGAGGAGCCTCACTACCACTTCGAAGCCAACGAGATCAAGATCGTAGGCGGCAAGGTGCTCGTCGCCCGCGGGGTGCGGCTCTACTTCGCGGACGTGCCCGTGTTCTGGCTACCGTTCATCGCTCAGAGTCTCTCGCAGGGCCGGTCGTCGGGCCTGCTCACGCCGCGCTTCAGCGTAAACGATATCGTACGGACGTCCGGCGGGTACCGCCGTCGCGTGAGCAACATGGGGTTCTACTGGGCGATGAGCGACTACTCCGACGCGCTCATGGCTCTGGACTGGTTCAGCGACAACTTCCTCAGCCTCACGAGCTCGGTCCGCTATCGCTTCAACAGTCAGTTTCTCGACGGGAGCCTCAACTTTCGGCGGTATTGGAAGCAGGACGGCTCCACCGAGCTCGCGCTGGACACGCGGCACCAATGGGACTTCGACGAGCGCACCCAGATGCGCATTTCGGGCCGATATGCGTCGAGCAACGACTTCGTTCGTGAGAATTCGTTCAACCCGGCCGAGGTGACCCAGTCGATCGACTCAGAAGGCGGCATCAACCGCCGCTTCGCTTGGGGTTCGCTCGCACTGGGTGCCAACCGAAAGCAGTACCTCTCGGACGACCGCACGGAGTGGACGCTGCCCTCGGCGAACCTCTCCCTTTCCACGATCACACTCTTCCAGGCTCCGCCGAACCGCGCCCGCTTCTACAACAACATGACGTGGTCCGGTAGCTCGAGCTTCTCGCGACGCACCCTGCAACGCATTCAGCCAGACACGTTCAGCTTCGCACAGGCGAACACCGCCAAGACGACGGGTTCGATCCGGAGCAGCTTGAGCCTCGGCAACCTGTCGATCTCGCAGAATCTCCAGCTCCGCGAGGACGCCACGCTCGGCGTTCCGGAAGCGTTGCTGCTCATCGGTGATTCGACGGCACCCATGACCGTGCTGACCGGGGCGCCCGCGAGGGATATTGCGCAGAGCGACCTGAGGTGGTCGTCCTCCCTCAATTACCAGCAGAAGCTCGTCGGCTCGACCACCATCACGCCGCGGATGACTCTGTCGGGCTCGATGTTCAGGGCCGACACCTCCTCGCTCGCGCCGAGCTTCGTGTCGGCGCCCTCCCGGATCGCGTTCGGAGCAACGCTGAAGACGGACCTCTATGGCATGGGTGGGGGCTTTGGACCGTTCGAGGCGATCCGCCACAAGTTCTCTCCCTCGATCCAGTACGAGTGGAGCCCGTCCACGACGCCGACCGAGCTTCAGCAGCAGGTCTTCGGGTCACGCGCGCTCCAGCCCAAGAACGCGGTCTCGATCACTCTGAATCAGACATGGGAAGCAAAGCGCAGGCAGGAAGAGGGCGACTCGTCCGTGGCATCGGCACCAGCGCTGCTCGACACCCTCGGATTATTGACTGCGTCCGGCACCGACCCGGACGGCCCTCGTGGCGTCCAGTCGGTTCCCCCGGTCACCTTGCTCGCTTTGCGCACCAGCGTGGTGCGCTACGACTTCGTGGAGGCCGACTCGATCGGCAGCTTCCTGTCAGGGTTCCAAACGACCCGGCTCTCCAATCAGATCTCCTCGGACTACCTCCGCGGACTCTCGGTTTCGATGGATCACGAGCTCTTCAAGGACACCCAGGTCGAGGGCGAGCTCCAGCGTGAGTTCGCCCCCCACCTCTCGCAGGTGAACTTCTCGTTCTCGCTCGGCTCGAGTTCGTCGATCTTCCGCTGGCTCAGGGCCGTGACCGGAGGAGGGGGCGGAGATGCCCGCGAACCCGTTGAGGAGCCCGAGATCGTCGATCCGTTCCTGGCCACAGGCCCCACGGACGAGTCCTCGATAATACCGGGCGTCGGCGCGAGCGGCAGACCGACCCCAACTGCGACGCGCTCGCGTGGATCGGGGGGCGGGTGGAATGCGAACCTTTCGTACTCGCTACATCGTCCCCGCGGAGACGGGCGGCCAGTCAGCCAGATGCTGACCGGAACGGTAACGATGCGCCCGACTGAGAATTGGGATTTGAGCTGGCGGACCGCCTACGACCTCGAGCGTGGCGCGTTCAACGACCACACGATCCGGCTCAGCCGGGACCTCCACCGCTGGCAAGCGAACTTCGACTTCCTGCAGACCGCGACGGGGAATTGGTCGTTTCGGTTCGAAGTATCGCTGTTGGACAACCGCGACTTGAAGTTCGACTACAGGCAACGGAACCTGGACGCGGGGTTTCCGCGGAGCCGACGCTTCTAGCTCTCTTGTGGTGATCGGGGGTGCCGCGAGACACGCCGCTCTTCGCTCTGGGGATCGGTAGGGGGGCTCGGGGTTCGGGCCCTTCGTCTTGGTTCGCCGGGGGCGCTGGTTCGGGGCTTCCTCGACGCCGATCCAACGCCGCTGCGAGCGCCGTGTCTCGCGGCACCCCCGACTCGGCTGCTCTCTCCGGCGATGGTTCCGCGGACCATTGAGCACTTTGGCGGGCGGGCTTCGGGGTCGTTTGCGGTGTGGTGTGTCTTTGGGGTTTGCAGGAGTGTCCTCGTGGGGGGACGTTCTCGCTTTGCTCGAATTCTCCTAAAGCATTGTGTGACAACGGGTTACGTTTTGGCATGAGGGATGCATTCTGACTTGTCGACAGTCGTACGGTGGGCTGCTTGGAGGACGGTGGGTCGCTGAGTCGAATGGGAGAGTGGACGATGAGACGCGTGGCGGTGGGATCTCTGGTGATGATGCTGGCCCTGGTGGGCTGCGACGATGACTTCATATTTGGTGTGGATGCGCCAGCGGCTCCCCGCGATGTCGAGGCGAGCTACTACGCCGGTGTGGTGACGGTGAGCTGGGGGCTAGCCCCAGCTTGGAATGGGGAGGCCTTTCGCGTGTACTCCCGCCGCGTCACCGACGCTGATTACTTCTTGATCGCCGAGGTGACGAGCTGCGCCTTCGGGCTCTGCTCGTACGAGGACGCGAACGTGCTCGAGGGCCAGACCTACGAGTACTACGTCTCGGCGGTGGACTTCGACACCGGGATCGAGACGGCGAGCGACTATTCTGTCGAGGTCTCAGTGCCTGCCGCGGTCCCTCCTCCGGCGCCCAATGCCTTCCGAGTGATCGCGCTCGACAACGCCAACTACCTGGCGTGGGGCAACGGATCGCGCGAGGCCGAGGACTTCTCGCACTACAAAGTCTATCTCGACGACGGAACCGGCACCGAGTTCTTGCTCGGTGAGACGGACTCTGAGGGCTTCCTGGACTTACTCGCCGAGAACGGTGCGACGTACACGTACTTTGCCACCGCCGTGGACACGGACGGTCACGAGAGCTCCGCGAGCTCGACCGCTGAGGGCACTCCCCGGCCTGACTTCCACGGCGAGTGGTTGTACGACCACTTCAGTCAGCCCGCGCTTTCGGGCTTCCGCTTCTCGGAGGACGAGAACACCAACCCGATCATGAGTGGTACGTCGTTGGACCGGCACTTCCGGCTCGAGGTCGACGACCTGGGGTGGTGGCTCGTTCCGGGCCCGCAGTCAGCGATCTATCCAGTGGGCTTCGAGACCACGTCTCTCAAGTGCGACGTGGCGGCCGACGCGGGATGCGTCGACGTGACGAGCGCGCCCACGTCGGGTTACGTCACCCTGGACATGGCACTCGAAGCGCAGGCGAGCTATGTGCTGAGAGTGGTCGGCAACGACGGTGAGCTCCACTACGGTGTGATTCGCCTGGATCTGCTCGGCTACGACCAAGACGACAACGCGCTGATGATCTTCGACTGGGCCTATCAGGTCCAGGCTGGGAACCCTGACCTGGTTGAGTCGGTGGGGCGGTGATGGGCTGAGGGGATCGATTCTGGTCTGGGTGGGGAGGCCCGGGCGCCGAACGGCGTCCGGGCCTCACTTCCTGTAGCTTTGGGGAGCCTCTGCACAAGTAGGGCACGCCGCGTTACGGTGCCACGGCTCCAGCGGGCACCCGCGCAGGGCGCGGGTCGCGGTGCGACGACGGCATAGCCGTCGCTACGGCTAGGCGCGCCAACGACGGAGATGGGGCCGTGCCACCGTAACCCACACACTGTTTAGTCATGGCACACATGGTGTTGGGCGCAGGGGGGTCGCGGCCCAATAGGTCGTCTCTCCTCCTCGGACCACCGCCTTCGGCGGCGGTGCCCGCCCTGCTACGACTCGTCGTCCTTCCTACTCTTGAACTCGCGAGATCGGGCACCCGCGCCGAAGGCGTGGGTCGCGCGGCGCGCCCTACTTGTGCAGAGGCTCCCTAGCATGGTCAGAGTGCTCGAGGCGGTGCCGAACTTCTCCGAG
This Gemmatimonadota bacterium DNA region includes the following protein-coding sequences:
- the ybgF gene encoding tol-pal system protein YbgF — its product is MMRRTHRSVAARVVLTMAAAVTLGSCATKGDLRDLQREIRMLAARQDTLLTQLRVETLSTQDSVRTQSDQIFDFRGEITRQLREIGRTLATIEALAGQNQQAIAGVRDQLANLRRAERAPPPIATDDATQALVRGGGGGDPAELYRAAQEQMSRGLLNTARQAFEGFLARHPNHELAPDAHYFLADILYQQENFEDALEAFQEVQARFPTAARVPDSLYRIALIQIEMDDMDDAEQTLERIVNTYPGTITAELAGDKLDEIR
- the nrdR gene encoding transcriptional repressor NrdR, which gives rise to MRCPRCDATENRVVDTRASRGGRAVRRRRECTVCDARFTTYEYIEERPVQVLKRSGAVEDFDRSKLIASVKIACAKRPVSASEMEALVGDIEDGLSRQAGLEIPSVQLGALVMERLSPIDRVAYVRFASVYRNFQDAGEFQEFVDEMTATQKLEALRKNQVEFPF
- the tatC gene encoding twin-arginine translocase subunit TatC, encoding MASTRNLRGEMPFLDHLEELRWHILWSVLSVTVGAVIGFALVYYLDVLELLIAPVRAAADDPDLKLQYLSPADSFFVTLRLAIYAGFIMAFPIVAYHVWSFLSPALDRREKRLIVPALYLGMLLFIAGMALAYFAALPVTLQFFQKFQTGSLQANYEINATLGFIVKLLLAFGFVFELPIVIMVLSMMGLVTPGFLRKKRRHAIVLITIVASFITPGDVVMLTVMMMVPLVFLYELGIFLSVLIYRGKAQREKELEADLTPPPGSVEAQ
- a CDS encoding LPS-assembly protein LptD; the protein is MSRRVVTRRALWLAALALATAFGPAGAQEQVDSTRLRIRERLERLGRPLGFDSVLFVQDSLRAAAALEGRRPGAGTAGDSVAAALLRMPGFTLTEYDAGSATFEAEDRVLLLIAPEEGHATVTREGLAIAADTSILFDESSGLLRTTGNATLTPPQGDPVEAVTMIYDMNEARGSATGTKTTFLEGGARWHVTGDMPFAAADSTFMSRAHFTSCEIEEPHYHFEANEIKIVGGKVLVARGVRLYFADVPVFWLPFIAQSLSQGRSSGLLTPRFSVNDIVRTSGGYRRRVSNMGFYWAMSDYSDALMALDWFSDNFLSLTSSVRYRFNSQFLDGSLNFRRYWKQDGSTELALDTRHQWDFDERTQMRISGRYASSNDFVRENSFNPAEVTQSIDSEGGINRRFAWGSLALGANRKQYLSDDRTEWTLPSANLSLSTITLFQAPPNRARFYNNMTWSGSSSFSRRTLQRIQPDTFSFAQANTAKTTGSIRSSLSLGNLSISQNLQLREDATLGVPEALLLIGDSTAPMTVLTGAPARDIAQSDLRWSSSLNYQQKLVGSTTITPRMTLSGSMFRADTSSLAPSFVSAPSRIAFGATLKTDLYGMGGGFGPFEAIRHKFSPSIQYEWSPSTTPTELQQQVFGSRALQPKNAVSITLNQTWEAKRRQEEGDSSVASAPALLDTLGLLTASGTDPDGPRGVQSVPPVTLLALRTSVVRYDFVEADSIGSFLSGFQTTRLSNQISSDYLRGLSVSMDHELFKDTQVEGELQREFAPHLSQVNFSFSLGSSSSIFRWLRAVTGGGGGDAREPVEEPEIVDPFLATGPTDESSIIPGVGASGRPTPTATRSRGSGGGWNANLSYSLHRPRGDGRPVSQMLTGTVTMRPTENWDLSWRTAYDLERGAFNDHTIRLSRDLHRWQANFDFLQTATGNWSFRFEVSLLDNRDLKFDYRQRNLDAGFPRSRRF